A window of the Helianthus annuus cultivar XRQ/B chromosome 4, HanXRQr2.0-SUNRISE, whole genome shotgun sequence genome harbors these coding sequences:
- the LOC110906725 gene encoding uncharacterized protein LOC110906725, whose translation MNYLAVNIRGIGGVEKPKWISNLVKENKISFLCIQEVQVSNVDPITVGRYWGKTDMEWESVDARGRSVGLISVWDPVMFSKQRIVKHDSFLLTSGTLAGSNTYINIVNVYAPCEVMRRRSLWEELKSIKESSSEGVWIMAGDFNEVREEQERMNSKFDNQGVVIFNNFIAEASLVEYQMGGYKFTYMLDDGSSLSKIDRILVCDGFMNKWPTASLKH comes from the coding sequence ATGAATTATTTGGCGGTAAATATAAGAGGAATTGGGGGAGTGGAGAAGCCAAAGTGGATAAGTAATTTAGTTAAGGAAAATAAAATTTCGTTTTTGTGCATACAAGAAGTTCAAGTCTCTAATGTTGACCCAATAACGGTCGGAAGATACTGGGGAAAAACGGATATGGAATGGGAATCAGTGGATGCTAGAGGAAGGTCAGTGGGTTTGATTTCGGTCTGGGATCCAGTGATGTTCTCAAAACAAAGAATAGTCAAACATGATTCGTTCTTACTAACTAGCGGGACTTTGGCCGGTAGTAATACGTACATTAACATTGTCAATGTATATGCTCCGTGTGAGGTTATGAGAAGACGATCGTTGTGGGAAGAGTTAAAGTCAATTAAAGAATCATCAAGTGAAGGAGTATGGATCATGGCAGGCGATTTTAATGAAGTTAGAGAGGAACAAGAGAGGATGAACTCAAAATTTGACAACCAAGGTGTAGTGATCTTCAACAATTTCATAGCCGAAGCAAGTTTAGTTGAATACCAGATGGGTGGATATAAATTCACATACATGTTAGATGATGGATCAAGCCTTAGTAAAATAGATAGGATTCTCGTGTGTGACGGTTTTATGAACAAGTGGCCTACGGCTAGTTTGAAGCATTAA